A window of Candidatus Binatia bacterium contains these coding sequences:
- a CDS encoding PDZ domain-containing protein, with product MRLPRFMRPVWSLAALGLALTLLTAPVAARADDDDDDNTDNGRQGTVRIYGGDDAQGGYLGVQVQDVTRALQRARSLPTDEGALVSRVEEDSPADRAGVRRGDVITEVDREKIESSQDLIKVVRGLSPGSRTRITLWRSGSLRTVNVQLGERPQGMPGMGMPNLRFPSNDDHPMPPQMEDRDVQQQIRDLRDQLRELRQEIQSLRQELQRSNGHDDDHDNDRSKDNDSDDDD from the coding sequence ATGAGATTGCCTCGGTTCATGCGGCCGGTCTGGAGCCTCGCGGCTCTCGGCCTGGCGCTCACCCTCCTGACCGCCCCGGTGGCGGCGCGGGCGGATGACGACGACGACGACAATACCGACAACGGCCGGCAGGGCACGGTCCGGATCTATGGCGGCGACGACGCGCAGGGCGGCTATCTGGGCGTGCAGGTCCAGGACGTCACGCGCGCGCTCCAGCGGGCGCGCAGCCTTCCGACCGACGAGGGCGCCCTGGTCAGCCGCGTCGAGGAGGACAGTCCCGCGGATCGGGCGGGGGTCCGCCGCGGCGACGTGATCACGGAAGTGGACCGCGAGAAGATCGAAAGCTCCCAGGACCTGATCAAGGTCGTGCGCGGGCTCTCGCCGGGCAGCCGGACCCGCATCACGCTCTGGCGCTCGGGCTCGCTCCGCACGGTCAACGTCCAGCTGGGCGAGCGGCCGCAGGGGATGCCGGGGATGGGCATGCCCAACCTCCGGTTCCCGAGCAACGACGACCACCCGATGCCGCCCCAGATGGAGGACCGGGACGTTCAGCAGCAGATCCGGGACCTCCGGGACCAGCTCCGGGAGCTCCGGCAGGAGATCCAGTCCCTGCGGCAGGAACTGCAGCGTTCGAACGGGCACGATGACGATCATGACAACGACCGCTCGAAGGACAATGACAGCGACGACGACGATTAG
- a CDS encoding right-handed parallel beta-helix repeat-containing protein, producing the protein MALRRRATHPLRRQSRASSATALAVLLLLALVLTAAAPRHAPAKRRPVPRQHKTLQAAIDAAAPGDTVWVAPGVYRGPFTVRKKIVLYALGGAEKTTLDGRDSVRVLHVEGVTGMSIVGFTIRRGHSNSGGGIYCLRDSMVQISNCVFTGNWESAVSIWDSQGVAIGNCTLRENKGSAIDANNSVVGVFESKFYDNEGHEGGAISLSHTRLLIPLRNLVFERNRAVGSIGGAVAAEDSSQGTVVSCSFKENSSDVAGGAMGIAGGSEFNVSRSTFERNQAGTAGAIQCDHSRMNVGLCLFNQNSALSASAAMGIAGRGMNNVNPVLQSNTFFVNRVKGDGATLFFTDVSPEVRKNIFVVDHGQRAVTGLQTSPRYDCNLIWDPSGGAIGALPSVNTWVGDPLFCDAEHGNFALRDLSPALRAPCGPIGAFIGKAGCSTFRLQPAN; encoded by the coding sequence TTGGCCCTTAGGCGCCGTGCGACGCATCCGCTCCGCCGCCAGAGCCGCGCCTCGAGCGCGACCGCGCTCGCCGTGCTCCTTCTGCTCGCGCTCGTTCTGACGGCCGCCGCGCCGCGCCACGCCCCGGCCAAGCGACGCCCCGTTCCCCGCCAGCACAAGACGCTGCAGGCGGCGATCGACGCGGCGGCGCCGGGTGACACGGTCTGGGTCGCTCCCGGCGTCTACCGGGGGCCGTTCACCGTAAGGAAGAAGATCGTGCTCTACGCATTGGGGGGCGCCGAGAAGACCACGCTCGACGGCAGGGACAGCGTTCGGGTCCTGCATGTCGAGGGGGTCACCGGCATGAGCATCGTGGGCTTCACGATCCGGCGAGGCCACTCGAACAGCGGCGGCGGCATCTACTGCCTTCGCGACAGCATGGTGCAGATTTCCAACTGCGTCTTCACGGGCAACTGGGAGTCGGCCGTCTCCATCTGGGACTCGCAAGGGGTCGCCATCGGCAATTGCACCCTGCGGGAGAACAAGGGGAGCGCCATCGACGCCAACAACTCGGTGGTGGGTGTCTTCGAATCGAAGTTCTACGACAACGAGGGGCACGAAGGGGGCGCGATCTCGCTCAGCCATACGCGGCTCCTCATCCCCCTCCGCAACCTCGTGTTCGAGCGGAACCGGGCGGTCGGTTCCATCGGCGGCGCCGTCGCCGCCGAGGATTCGAGCCAGGGAACCGTCGTGAGCTGCTCCTTCAAGGAGAACAGCTCCGACGTGGCGGGAGGCGCGATGGGCATCGCGGGCGGCTCGGAGTTCAACGTCTCGCGGTCGACGTTCGAGAGGAATCAGGCCGGAACGGCCGGCGCGATCCAGTGCGATCACTCGCGCATGAACGTGGGACTCTGCCTCTTCAACCAGAATTCGGCGCTCTCGGCCTCCGCGGCGATGGGGATTGCCGGGCGCGGCATGAACAACGTCAATCCGGTGCTTCAGAGCAACACGTTCTTCGTGAACAGGGTCAAGGGAGACGGCGCCACCCTCTTCTTCACCGACGTCTCTCCCGAGGTGCGCAAAAACATCTTTGTGGTGGATCATGGTCAGCGCGCCGTGACGGGGCTGCAGACGTCTCCTCGATATGACTGCAACCTCATCTGGGATCCGTCCGGAGGGGCCATCGGCGCGCTCCCCTCCGTCAACACGTGGGTCGGGGACCCGCTCTTCTGCGACGCGGAGCACGGCAACTTCGCCCTCCGCGACCTGTCGCCCGCGCTTCGCGCGCCGTGTGGTCCGATCGGCGCCTTCATCGGAAAGGCGGGCTGCTCGACATTCCGGCTCCAACCGGCCAACTAG
- a CDS encoding pitrilysin family protein, with product MTAPAAKSPVLETTLDNGLTVLIQEVHTAPVAAFMVWYKVGSRNESAGITGISHLLEHMMFKGTPTYGKGEISRLLQKNGATFNAGTSLDYTTYFEVLASDRLEMAMKIEADRMIHATIPDEEHRLEMTVVRSELERNEDNPHRALYLEAMAQAFKAHPYHWPTIGWRTDVEQIRTEQIRDYYKSHYMPNNATVVVVGDVSAPAALAMVKRYFGAVPKGTEPPPVTTVEPPQMGERRFKIRKPGDTRYLLVAWRNPAVTHPDTYALDVLGIILGHGQTSRLYQALVEKKLAAEVDASNDNGHDPLLFNAQATAAPGVELDRLEAGLLAEVDRLKTQPVTPQELARAKKQVEASFIYSKDSIRSLAQQLGYYNTVASWRYLDTYVERVRAVTAEDLMRVARTYLTENSRTVGWYDPTPEDQAEAGNGAPAEAAGAAGPSRWVDHYRPDEAAGALPGLPASAARDERGTGAAAPGAAAMPAGVMHGAAPDRTVLPNGLTLIVRNNPANPTISLQGLVKAGGIYDPPDRSGLAGFTAAMLDQGTAKRTALQTAETIEGAGAHLSFDGGSETVSISATMLSADLPTVLDVLADALQHPAFPADKMEKIRAERITDYQVAENSTASVAARRANGLLYPEGHPYHVNPMGTDSTLRAITREDLASFHRSHYGPNNTILVLVGDVDPKRALELVRAAFGGWAKLDPVPPFQVPKAAAPATTLELRVPMRGKSQTDVVYAVPGIPRTAPDYDAAMVMNYILGGGSLSSRLMNSLRDEQGLVYGVYSSFAAGIGAGPLSIRAGTNPANADRAVASILEQVRRMAEQGPTDAEMEDAKDYLTGVFPVRLETNAGVASQLVAAEVYGLGLDYIERYTSIVRGVTREAAAAAARAYLRPASGYALVVAGSVTAPGSAVGP from the coding sequence ACCCTCGACAACGGGCTCACGGTGTTGATCCAGGAGGTTCACACGGCGCCGGTGGCGGCCTTCATGGTCTGGTACAAGGTCGGCTCCCGGAACGAGAGCGCCGGCATCACCGGCATCTCCCATCTGCTCGAGCACATGATGTTCAAGGGGACGCCCACCTACGGCAAGGGGGAGATCTCCCGGCTGCTCCAGAAGAACGGCGCCACGTTCAACGCGGGCACGTCGCTCGACTACACGACCTACTTCGAGGTCCTTGCGAGCGACCGCCTGGAGATGGCGATGAAGATCGAGGCGGACCGCATGATTCACGCGACGATCCCCGACGAGGAGCACCGCCTGGAGATGACCGTCGTCCGCTCCGAGCTGGAGCGGAACGAGGACAATCCGCATCGCGCCCTCTATCTCGAAGCGATGGCGCAGGCCTTCAAGGCGCACCCCTACCACTGGCCCACCATCGGCTGGCGCACCGACGTCGAGCAGATCCGCACGGAGCAGATCCGCGACTACTACAAGAGCCACTACATGCCGAACAACGCGACGGTCGTGGTCGTCGGCGACGTGAGCGCGCCGGCCGCCCTCGCGATGGTGAAGCGGTACTTCGGAGCGGTCCCGAAGGGAACCGAGCCGCCGCCGGTCACCACGGTGGAGCCGCCGCAGATGGGTGAGCGCCGCTTCAAGATCCGGAAGCCGGGCGACACCCGCTACCTGCTCGTGGCCTGGAGAAATCCCGCGGTGACGCATCCCGACACCTACGCCCTCGACGTGCTCGGGATCATCCTGGGCCACGGCCAGACCTCGCGCCTCTACCAGGCGCTGGTGGAGAAGAAGCTCGCGGCCGAGGTGGACGCGAGCAACGACAACGGCCACGACCCGCTCCTCTTCAACGCGCAGGCGACGGCGGCGCCCGGGGTCGAGCTGGACCGCCTGGAAGCGGGACTCCTCGCCGAGGTCGATCGGCTCAAGACCCAGCCGGTCACGCCCCAGGAGCTCGCGCGGGCGAAGAAGCAGGTCGAGGCCTCGTTCATCTACTCCAAGGATTCGATCCGGAGCCTGGCGCAGCAGCTGGGGTACTACAACACCGTGGCTTCCTGGCGCTATCTGGACACCTATGTGGAGCGGGTCCGCGCGGTCACCGCCGAGGACCTGATGCGGGTGGCGCGCACCTATCTCACGGAGAACTCGCGCACGGTGGGCTGGTACGACCCGACGCCGGAAGACCAGGCCGAGGCCGGGAACGGCGCTCCCGCCGAGGCGGCCGGAGCGGCGGGCCCCTCGCGGTGGGTCGACCACTACCGACCCGACGAGGCGGCCGGCGCGCTCCCCGGCCTTCCCGCCTCCGCGGCTCGGGACGAGCGTGGGACGGGTGCGGCCGCTCCGGGCGCGGCCGCCATGCCGGCCGGCGTGATGCACGGGGCGGCTCCCGACCGCACGGTTCTCCCCAACGGGCTCACGCTGATCGTGCGGAACAACCCGGCGAATCCGACCATCTCCCTCCAGGGCCTCGTCAAGGCGGGCGGCATCTACGATCCGCCGGATCGGAGCGGGCTGGCCGGATTCACCGCCGCGATGCTGGATCAGGGCACGGCGAAGCGCACGGCGCTCCAGACCGCCGAGACGATCGAGGGCGCGGGCGCCCACCTCTCGTTCGACGGCGGGTCCGAGACGGTTTCGATCTCGGCCACGATGCTCTCCGCTGATCTCCCGACGGTGCTCGACGTGCTCGCCGACGCCCTCCAGCACCCCGCCTTCCCCGCGGACAAGATGGAGAAGATCCGCGCGGAGCGGATCACCGACTACCAGGTCGCCGAGAATTCGACGGCCAGCGTGGCGGCGCGCCGGGCGAACGGCCTCCTGTATCCCGAGGGGCACCCCTACCACGTGAACCCGATGGGCACCGACAGCACGCTCCGCGCGATCACGCGCGAGGATCTGGCGTCGTTCCACCGAAGCCACTACGGCCCCAACAACACGATCCTGGTCCTGGTCGGCGACGTCGATCCCAAGCGCGCGCTGGAGCTGGTGCGGGCCGCCTTCGGCGGATGGGCCAAGCTCGATCCGGTGCCGCCGTTCCAGGTTCCGAAGGCGGCGGCCCCGGCGACGACGCTCGAGCTGCGCGTGCCGATGAGGGGAAAATCGCAGACCGACGTCGTCTACGCGGTGCCCGGCATTCCCCGCACCGCGCCCGACTACGACGCGGCGATGGTGATGAACTACATCCTCGGCGGGGGCTCGCTCTCCAGCCGGCTCATGAACAGCCTGCGCGACGAGCAGGGGCTGGTGTACGGGGTCTATTCCTCGTTCGCGGCCGGCATCGGCGCGGGGCCGCTCTCGATCCGCGCCGGGACGAATCCCGCGAACGCCGACCGGGCGGTCGCGAGCATCCTCGAGCAGGTGCGCCGCATGGCGGAGCAGGGGCCGACCGACGCGGAGATGGAGGACGCGAAGGATTATCTGACCGGGGTGTTCCCGGTTCGTCTCGAGACCAACGCCGGCGTCGCCTCGCAGCTGGTGGCGGCGGAGGTCTATGGATTGGGGCTGGACTACATCGAGCGCTACACTTCGATCGTGCGCGGCGTGACGCGCGAGGCGGCCGCCGCGGCGGCGCGCGCCTACCTGCGCCCCGCCTCCGGCTACGCCCTGGTGGTGGCGGGGTCGGTCACGGCCCCGGGGAGCGCGGTTGGCCCTTAG